Proteins encoded within one genomic window of Anaerolineae bacterium:
- the bcp gene encoding thioredoxin-dependent thiol peroxidase, whose protein sequence is MLNQNDLAPDFELLNDAGVPVKLSTLRGKRVVLYFFPKAMTGGUTVQAQGIRDDFPQYQAAEAVVLGVSPDPVARQAEFKAKENLPFTLLSDENHEVAEKYGVWVEKSMYGKKYWGVERSTFIIGPDGRIEAIFRKVKPETHSEQVLACLRPKGS, encoded by the coding sequence ATGCTCAATCAAAATGATTTAGCCCCTGATTTTGAACTATTGAACGACGCCGGCGTTCCGGTCAAATTGTCCACTTTGCGGGGCAAACGGGTAGTGCTTTATTTTTTCCCCAAAGCAATGACCGGCGGCTGAACTGTGCAGGCCCAGGGAATCCGTGATGATTTCCCGCAATATCAAGCCGCTGAGGCAGTGGTTTTGGGCGTCAGCCCCGACCCGGTTGCGCGCCAGGCCGAATTCAAAGCAAAAGAAAACTTACCCTTCACCTTATTGTCCGACGAAAATCACGAGGTGGCCGAAAAATACGGCGTGTGGGTAGAAAAGTCAATGTACGGCAAAAAATATTGGGGCGTCGAGCGCAGCACCTTCATCATCGGCCCTGACGGCCGGATTGAGGCGATTTTCCGCAAAGTCAAACCTGAAACCCACAGCGAACAGGTTTTGGCCTGTTTGCGGCCAAAAGGAAGTTGA
- the mgtE gene encoding magnesium transporter produces the protein MEQLVLDDVLSQIRAALEGNDLATASSVIEALRPADQADIFADLDDDQQATLLHQINPADAADIIEELYDEEAAELAVQLPLSTLVRIVDEMEPDEAADLLDDLRPEQALAVLARLEAAHKVKPLIDYPDDTAGGLMTSAYLALQRRWTAEQSIAAIRAWHPDEETIYYLFVTDRLQRLVGMVNLRQLIVASPKTTILEIMEPDVIFVTPDTDQEHCAELMQRYDLLALPVVDPENHYLLGVITIDDLVDVLQSEASEDIQRLGGAQPLDRAYLDTGVLTITRKRIGWLLILFFTATLTGGVMALFQGTLEAVVALAIFIPLLIGTGGNAGSQTTMTIIRAMAVGDVEWSDAWRVWLHEFGIGLVLGLGMAVIAFILAVVWVKDAQLALAVGVSVLCIVVWATSAGSLLPLLVQRLGIDPTVVSGPVMSTLVDATGLFIYFTVASIILGL, from the coding sequence ATGGAGCAGTTGGTTCTTGATGATGTACTTTCGCAAATACGCGCTGCGCTTGAAGGAAACGACCTCGCTACTGCCTCGTCTGTCATCGAGGCCCTTCGCCCGGCCGACCAGGCCGATATTTTTGCAGATCTGGACGATGATCAACAAGCCACCCTGCTGCATCAAATAAATCCGGCTGATGCGGCAGATATCATTGAAGAGCTTTACGACGAGGAAGCCGCAGAACTGGCCGTGCAGTTACCGCTCAGTACCCTGGTGCGGATTGTGGACGAGATGGAGCCGGACGAAGCGGCTGACTTATTAGACGACCTGCGCCCGGAGCAGGCTCTGGCCGTTTTGGCCAGGTTAGAAGCTGCGCACAAGGTCAAGCCTCTGATTGACTACCCCGATGATACCGCCGGCGGTCTGATGACCTCCGCCTACCTGGCCTTACAGCGGCGTTGGACGGCGGAACAATCTATTGCCGCCATCCGGGCCTGGCACCCCGACGAAGAAACCATCTACTACCTCTTTGTCACCGACCGTTTACAGCGATTGGTGGGCATGGTCAACTTGCGCCAATTGATTGTGGCCAGTCCCAAAACCACCATCCTGGAAATTATGGAACCGGATGTGATTTTTGTCACCCCCGATACAGACCAGGAACATTGCGCCGAACTGATGCAGCGCTATGACTTGCTGGCCCTGCCGGTAGTGGACCCTGAAAACCATTATCTGCTGGGGGTCATCACCATTGACGACCTGGTTGACGTGCTGCAAAGCGAGGCCTCGGAAGACATCCAACGTTTGGGCGGCGCGCAACCCCTGGACCGGGCCTACCTGGACACCGGCGTTTTGACCATCACTCGCAAACGAATTGGTTGGCTGCTGATTTTGTTTTTTACGGCTACTTTAACCGGCGGGGTAATGGCTTTATTCCAGGGCACCTTAGAGGCGGTGGTGGCCCTGGCCATTTTTATTCCCTTGCTTATTGGCACCGGCGGTAATGCCGGTTCGCAAACCACTATGACCATCATCCGGGCCATGGCCGTTGGCGATGTTGAATGGAGTGACGCCTGGCGGGTCTGGTTGCATGAGTTTGGCATTGGCCTGGTGCTGGGTTTGGGCATGGCCGTAATTGCGTTTATTTTAGCCGTAGTGTGGGTGAAAGATGCTCAACTGGCGCTGGCCGTGGGGGTCTCTGTTTTGTGTATTGTGGTGTGGGCCACCAGCGCCGGTTCGCTCTTGCCGCTATTGGTGCAGCGGCTGGGTATAGACCCCACCGTTGTTTCCGGGCCGGTGATGAGTACGCTGGTAGACGCTACCGGCTTATTCATTTATTTTACCGTGGCCAGCATCATTCTGGGCCTATAA
- a CDS encoding DUF2085 domain-containing protein, with protein MTSKPMNELTQTPAVGGFRRGLVLWLHWRILWLSQHWLAVFNTFFLLYVGLPFLAPVLLANGYSGPAHIIYSAYQITCHQFPSRAYFIEGEQVALCQRDIAIYATLLGGGLIFSLIRHRLKPLALRWYVFFLVPIALDAGMAMASEWLQAGISMMALWAIGFIAMGLTSIILRSQNYLTWHSYLFFAFGPLALLYLHFFFPHQSNLLLRNLTGFILGAGTVWYLYPPLEDNFRDIQAEVTAKLARASA; from the coding sequence ATGACAAGTAAGCCTATGAACGAACTGACCCAAACCCCGGCCGTTGGTGGCTTTCGGCGCGGGCTGGTGCTGTGGCTGCACTGGCGCATTTTGTGGCTATCCCAACATTGGTTGGCCGTTTTTAACACGTTTTTTTTGCTCTACGTAGGCTTGCCCTTTTTGGCCCCTGTTTTGCTGGCTAACGGTTATAGCGGCCCGGCGCATATCATCTATTCCGCCTACCAGATAACGTGTCACCAATTTCCCTCGCGGGCCTATTTTATTGAGGGCGAACAGGTGGCCCTCTGCCAACGAGATATTGCCATTTACGCCACCCTTTTAGGGGGAGGGCTAATCTTTAGTTTGATACGCCACCGGCTCAAACCACTGGCTTTGCGCTGGTACGTGTTTTTTCTGGTGCCCATTGCCCTGGATGCGGGTATGGCCATGGCCAGCGAATGGCTACAAGCGGGCATATCAATGATGGCTTTGTGGGCCATCGGATTCATTGCCATGGGCCTCACCAGTATCATTCTGCGCAGTCAAAACTACCTCACCTGGCACAGCTATCTGTTTTTTGCTTTTGGCCCCCTGGCCCTGCTTTATCTACATTTCTTTTTTCCCCACCAGAGCAATTTGCTCTTGCGTAATTTGACCGGTTTTATCCTGGGCGCGGGCACGGTTTGGTATCTTTACCCACCGCTAGAGGATAACTTCAGGGATATTCAGGCAGAGGTGACGGCCAAGTTGGCCAGGGCGTCAGCTTAA
- a CDS encoding 1-acyl-sn-glycerol-3-phosphate acyltransferase — protein MTDLTPSAAKKSDWRDTVTWYNYETGFTRFARTVLKSLFWAMARVECTGLENIPPAGPGIVASNHFSLYDIIYTGLALPRHPHFMAKRELYKNPLFGWAIRQLGSFPVNRGEGDTWAMGQAGQVLAAGQLLFMYPEGTRGRTAQLKRGKVGVVKLALEHQVPVIPTAVWGTQDFAIGWKRTQIHICIGEPLDVATLAGSPPYKHEVPRELTTLMMQKIAEMLPPEHRGVYA, from the coding sequence ATGACAGATTTAACCCCATCGGCTGCCAAAAAATCTGACTGGCGCGATACAGTAACCTGGTACAACTACGAAACAGGCTTCACCCGTTTTGCCAGAACTGTTCTAAAATCTCTATTTTGGGCAATGGCCCGGGTTGAATGTACGGGCCTGGAAAATATCCCACCCGCCGGGCCGGGGATTGTGGCCAGCAATCATTTTAGCCTGTACGACATAATTTACACCGGCCTGGCGTTGCCGCGCCATCCTCATTTTATGGCCAAAAGAGAGTTGTATAAAAATCCCCTGTTTGGTTGGGCCATTCGGCAATTAGGCTCTTTCCCGGTCAATCGGGGCGAGGGGGATACCTGGGCCATGGGCCAGGCTGGTCAGGTTTTGGCCGCCGGCCAGCTTTTGTTTATGTATCCTGAAGGAACCCGCGGCCGTACGGCTCAATTGAAGCGAGGGAAAGTGGGCGTGGTTAAATTGGCCCTTGAGCATCAGGTGCCGGTTATCCCCACCGCCGTGTGGGGCACCCAGGATTTTGCCATCGGCTGGAAACGTACACAAATCCACATTTGCATAGGCGAGCCGTTGGATGTAGCGACGCTGGCCGGTTCGCCGCCCTACAAACACGAAGTCCCCCGCGAGTTGACCACGCTGATGATGCAGAAAATAGCCGAAATGCTGCCCCCGGAACATCGAGGGGTCTATGCTTAA